A region from the Salifodinibacter halophilus genome encodes:
- a CDS encoding ABC transporter ATP-binding protein: MSTNTGSVDADDPIVAVRDLHYAIGDHAIYRGVNVDIERGKVTAIMGPSGTGKTTLLRLIGGQWRPQQGSVAFDGVDMAGLSQRRLFETRKRMGMLFQSGALLSDLSVFDNVAFPLREHTELPEELVRDVVLMKLEAVGLRNARGLYPAELSGGMARRVALARAIALDPKMVMYDEPFSGQDPISMGVLLRLIRRLNDALGLSSIVVSHDVAETLSIADYVYVVADGEIVDHGTPDELRGSDSAWVNQFLHAHADGPVPFHYPGQAVRDDLLAGAP, from the coding sequence ATGAGCACAAACACTGGTTCCGTCGACGCCGACGATCCCATCGTCGCAGTACGTGATTTGCATTACGCTATCGGCGATCATGCGATCTATCGCGGCGTGAACGTTGATATCGAACGTGGCAAAGTTACGGCCATCATGGGGCCGAGCGGTACCGGCAAGACCACCTTGTTGCGATTGATCGGCGGCCAGTGGCGTCCCCAACAGGGCAGCGTCGCTTTCGACGGCGTCGATATGGCGGGGCTGTCGCAGCGCCGTCTTTTCGAAACGCGCAAGCGCATGGGGATGTTGTTTCAGTCGGGCGCGCTGTTGTCGGACCTATCGGTATTCGACAATGTTGCGTTCCCGCTGCGTGAACATACCGAATTGCCCGAAGAATTGGTGCGCGACGTTGTGCTGATGAAACTCGAGGCCGTGGGGCTAAGAAATGCACGCGGGCTTTATCCGGCCGAGCTCTCGGGTGGCATGGCGCGGCGTGTCGCGCTTGCACGCGCGATCGCGCTCGACCCTAAAATGGTGATGTATGACGAGCCGTTTTCCGGGCAGGACCCTATTTCGATGGGTGTTCTACTGCGGCTGATCCGCCGGTTGAATGATGCACTTGGTCTGAGTTCGATCGTGGTTTCGCACGACGTGGCCGAAACGTTGTCGATCGCCGACTATGTCTATGTCGTGGCCGACGGTGAAATCGTCGATCATGGTACGCCGGACGAGCTGCGCGGTTCCGACTCGGCGTGGGTCAACCAGTTTCTCCATGCGCACGCCGATGGCCCGGTGCCGTTTCATTACCCGG